The Theobroma cacao cultivar B97-61/B2 chromosome 1, Criollo_cocoa_genome_V2, whole genome shotgun sequence genome contains the following window.
GTATTATAAATCTGTTGTGTCATATGGAAACTTCGAGATACACACAAATATACTTTGTATCATTCTGCTCTAGTAGTATCAGGATCCGTACTAGCACCCGGGGTGGCCGGATTATAGGAGGACGACTTTCCAGAAATTCTATCCTTGGCCGTTGGGGGTGAAGCTTTAGATGCAGCACCATTGGTAACTGATGTTGCGTTTACAGCAGTAGACTTTGGAATAAGCCCCTGTGCCTCCATTGCCTCGCGTGCTGCTTTCTCTTTGGCTCTTTTGGCCCTTTCCAACACCTCTTCCTGTATGGAAGAATTAAGGGGAGGTTATATCCAATAATATGAATTATCAAATATGTATCTCTGGTGGTACAATGAAGCAAATATCGCAGATGGACCAATTTGAAATCCAGAAAAGAAGTAGGTCCTCATAGCCAATTTATTATTGCATTTCTTCACCAAATAATATATCCCTAAGCAACTCTCAGTCGCGCTTGACAATAACTGTTTTAAAAGTAATGGAGCCAGATGATCTGTTAAATTGTTCAAATTATCAATTGGTAGACTTTGCAGAATGTGGACAAGTCTGTTGTAAttaacaacaaatcacaaaatcaTTGTGATGAAACTGTGGAGCCAGACCACGGAACTTACTAGAATTTGAATTGGTATGAAACTGTGGTCATGCACTTTACTATGGTTTTAGCTTTTGAGGTTAAGGGAGAGAAGACGTGTGGTCTGTGGAGAGTGCCATGAGATATATTctatttgtaataaaaatgTTAACATAAGAAAGCATTTTAAACAAAGTGTGCAACTGGGAGAAGAATGAAGCTATCTTTACTCAATCTATTTTTGATTTGCAGAAAACAAGGCCTGCAAAGTTGCAGGGCTTACAAGTACAGTTGTCCAAAAcatgagaaagagaaagaaagcaatTAAATCTTCTTGTTTTAATGCCTTCAAAAGTTACCAACAACTTTTCCAGTAAGGTTCTATTTGTAAGAGATGCAACAATCACTTTTGTTCATTGTAACATGATCCATCACCAGCACACATAATGGTCCAGCAGAATCCGTTCTGTGTATAgacccaaatttcaaattcataaaACCTTGCCATGTCCCGTTCATGCATTAGCAAGTAAGGTGTTCCACAAGGCTTGAAAAAACCAGCAAAACTGACAATAAATAGGCAAAGGACCTAACATAAATCATGAATTTAACAAGGATTAGCTGCACAACAACAAACTCTAACTACCTGAAAGTCCTGTACTTGTTTTTGTTGCTCGGCCTGCAATCTACCAACTGCACCCAAAAACTCCCCAATTGTGGATTCAAGTCGCTCATTAAGTGCTTCAGCTAGAGCCTTTCCCAAGAAAAATGCATCCAACACATTCCTGCTTTCATTATCACCTGCAACAATAAGTATCTCACTCATTTACGCAGAATGAAGAAGGGAAAAAGCAGCTAAAGTGTATAATGGGTTCATAATTTACcctttttcaagaaattactcaatttataCCTTAACCCACAGGGTTCAGTACTTGAACACAACTGTCATCATGTAAGTACTAGTATTTCCCATACATACTTCTTTTCCAACAGCTATTTATCCACAACATAAAATTTCTGCTTCATTACTAGAATTAAAACGAGATTAATGATAATTCAAAGAATCACAGATACCCATCATTATGTTAATATTAGcagcattttttttctcaatcaaaTCGAAGTTAATGAAACATGACATTCAGAACCAAACCAACAAAAATTCACCCCATGATACTTAATTTTGGAAACCCAAATCACAGCCATAAATTTTAACACCAAAGAATGAAACAAAGGTAATTTAGTGCAAGAAAGGAGGAGGGAACTACACCTGAACCAGGAGCACCAGGTCCAGTGCTACTTCTGCAGATAATACTGCTTCTTTGAGGCACTCTGGCCCCACCAAAGCTAAAACTTGTAAGATTGAGATCTGAGGAACATAGCCGAGGGCCTGGAATCAAAACTGAGTTACATGGATTGATATAAAGCTTCCTTTGAATCTTAATAGAGGGGAAAGTAGAAGTCGGGGTTGAAGCTGAAGCAAGCCCGCTCATGGTTTCTCTCTTGACCTTCTGTTTGTCTGTTCTTTCTCTCTCGGTTCTTCTCAGTTTTCAGTTTTAAGTTGCCATATTTATGTTCATCTTGTCTTTGACATCAAAATCGTGTAGGGAGGGGATAGCCTAGATTTTCTTACCAGGAAAATGGGTTTGGATCCGAACTCCTTGACCAAATCCGGCTGACTGGGCCGggccttttttattttccttcttttattattgattGAGATGGCGTTCAATGTTTCATCAAGAATCTcgttattgaaaaaataatattataatatttgatatatataaataaaaaaatattgataaaacttttaaaataaaaagtattttattaagaatataGTATTAAAACAAATATAGATTTGGATTAATTCTTCCATAAGTTTAAggttaaaacaaatataaCCTTTGCTAGTGGCAAATCTAAGATGTTACGTAAGGGGGtcatcattttaataaaaaaataagcaagatataaaattatgatgcatatatatacaaaaaatacGATGTCCTTCAAATTAATTTCTAATGTTTTCAAATTACAATATCATTCTTCTATTCTTCATGTCTTGAAACCTTTTCATAATTGTTTCATTGTCAATAGTTTCGAAAACATTCCTTTCAATATAAGTCATTAAACAATCATTCAACCAAACATCTCTCATTCGGTTACGGAGTATACTTTTAATGAGATTCATAGCAGAAAATGCTCTTTCAACTGTTGCTCTGTTGCCATTGCAATTGGCAAGACTAATGCCAACTTCACCAACATATAAACCAAAGAAAACCCAATatctttttgcttttgaacCGTATTTTGAGCAAGATCATCAACTCTTTTTAGCTCATCAAAGCCAACATTACTTCCCATATTTGCAATATAATTATCAAGTTGATCATCAAGTGCCAAGAGATGCACATCATCAAACTCCAACGGATGAAACTTAACAAAttgaatcaattttttttttgtcaaaagcTAAGAAGGAATAGTGTGGATCAAGATAGGCTATGCATGAAAGCAACTCCATATTAACATTATCAAAGCACTCTTTCAACTCTTGAAGTTGAAAATCAACCATAATGTAAAGTAAATCAACCTTaaattggtgaaaatttgTAGATTTTTTAACTCTACGTCGTGATCTCCCACAATGCACAAAGAAAGCATCCATGTCTAAAATATCAATCTTTTGCTTATCGGAAAATTACAAATTTCTACGAATGAATCATCCCAACCatcttttttaaattcttgtaACCTCTTATTGGCTACGTTGACTAAACTCATAACATTTGAAAGGTCTTGATCTTTTCTTTGTAATGCCTATGATAAATCATTTGTGATTCCCAACACTTTTTTCATTAAGTGTACTAGGAAtacaaattcaaattcattcATTGCTTCAATGAGTCTACTTGTTTCACCcttattatcaaaaaataTCGACATATCTTTTATAGTCTCAAGTACATCAAGTGTTGGAGAAACAAAGAAATCACACTAAGAATTGAACCATAATGTGAAACCCAACGTGTGTCTCTAGGTCGTTTCAAAGTAACTTCTTGATTCAAACCTCTTCTGGTCACCTATTACTTCCAGAAATTCCTTCAactattttttcaatttgtttcATCCAAAGCAGCTCCTTCCTTCTGCAAAAAGCCCCAACATAATTTGTTAAGGTTGCCAAATGATCAAAGAATGAACTAAGCTTCTCATGCTTTGGTGCAATTGATACAAGTGTCAACTGAGGTTGATGAGCAAAATAGTGAACATAAAAAGCAGATTGATTTCGACCAATATCAACTCTTAAGACTGCTAACCTTTCCACTCATATTGCTAGCGCCATTGTAACCTTGACCACCAATACGTGAGCTATTCAAACCATGTGTAGCAAAAAGCAAGTCAACGGCCTCTTTTAAGATCCGAGAAATGGTTTCAAGAATATGCACAATGCTAATAATACGCTCAATGATGCACCCATGTTTGTTCACATATCTCAAGCCAACAACCATTTGTTATTTGACTACGAAATCACGAGCCTCATCAACTAGTGAAGAGAAGAAATCATCTCCAATATCTTCAATGACTACTCTTGTAGTCAAAAAAGTAGTAGTGCTGCAAATATCCTTTTGGATTGAAGGTGCATTCAATTTGTAATTCTTTGGAGCATTATTCAAAGAAACTCTTCTTGTTTATTCACTATGattgcaaagaaattttaaaagtcCAACAAAATTGCCTCGATTATTTGAAAGCTTCGACTCATCGTGACCACGAAAAGGCAATGAGGACATCTAAAGATACCTAACACATTCAATTAATGCATTCAAACAAACTCGGTAATCAAGTTTTGCTGGAATTGAAATCTGAGCAACCATGATATCGATGTGTTGCTTTTGCTTCATCAAATATTCACGAGCGTTCAAACATTTATTATGACTACTATTATGCGCTCTTACATGTATATCCaacttattcttctttttccaatttctAAACCCTTCACCAACAAATAAATCATGCCTACCTCGATGATCATCGTATTCAATATTGAAAAGACAACAATATAAGCAAAAAGCGGCATCTTTACTTTCACTATATTCCAAACAAGTGCCATATTCCTTGTGCCATAGTGGATTAAACTTATGTTTTCTTCCCGAAAAATCAATAAGAGGAAAGTTTGTAAGTTTTGGGTGACAAGGGCCCTTAATTAAATAAGCTCTTTGAATATTCTCTCTCCTTAGCATTATGAGCAATACTAGAAATACAGGGTCATAGATCAAGATCGACCACAACTTGTTCTGAAACACTTTGATTAGGCTCTTCTAGGATAAAGGCGCTTTGGGTAGCTTTTTTTGTAGGAACACTATTAGACCCTTGGTTATAGTTATGTTGAGATTTGGTTCGAGCACATCTATTTCTCATAACAAACTTATCCATGgctaatatattaaaagaataaaaatagttACAAACAATTAAACAAAGATTAAAACCATAGCATagattaaaactaaaaatatgaaaaaatcattgaaattTAATTCTCAAAATCTAACATTTCTTattgaagcaaaaaaaaaaaaaacccagatAGCAGGTGCAAGCAATAAtctcaagaaaagaaaagtaataaTATTGAAAATGGCAAAGTAGGTTGTTAAatatccaaaaataaaatgaagcaatgtcacaacccaattttcaggccatgatcgacgcaagggcccaatgggcatagcctaCTAaccccaagcaagcctctttttATAGTCCTATCCATTATTTCATCCATCACacctaaagtcacatttcataattctcaactataattACTTTAATAGTGTGCTTTGACAATCATATGCTTGCATTTATATTActccaaaataatgtcacccattgccaactcataatGGCAATCATCAATCCAAATATATAGACCTGACAATTCGTGTTAACGTATCGTAAACGTGTCAGACACAattagacacgaaacacgttaaCGCTAACACGAACACAACACGTTTAACATTCgtgttttaaatttgaaacacGTACAGGTACACGTTTAATACACATGtaacacgacacgattaaCTCGTTTATTAAACGTGTTAATATACGACACAACACGATTAATAACACAtttaacacgattaacacgtttaacatgattaaataaaaatatttacaattaaatataattttattatttaaatttaaaatctataattataaaaataattataataaaacaaaaataataataacatcaaataatcactaaaagttaaaaattaagattgagtatgtataattacattataccctttacaaaattaaaaaaacttattaaaataattatttaaaattatttatataagattaaaatagtttttaactattaatttttaataggcTAATAAATGTATCACgtatacacgtttaaacaTGATAATACGATTAAACACGATAATACGATTAAGTAAACGTGTTTAAACATGTTTGTCGTGTCAGACACGTTAAGACACGAAAATTTTAGTGTCTTAACGTGTCTGGCACGATTAGACACGAAACATGTTAACACTAAACCCAAAATCTGTTTAACCCGTGTCTTCTCGTGTCGTGTTAATGTGTCGTGTTCAAAACTACCAGGTCTACAAATATACATGTATTGTTCATAACATGAACCTTAGTGATTTACAACACATGTGCGTATACACAAGCAAAGACTCTTGATTACCAGCGAAGTGACTTTAGGTACAAGTACGGCTATTGAATGTCATGGTACCTACCAAAGGCAAATACAAgtggacacctcaatctaggtcccaactatctttgaatatgaaaacatgaagttaaaaagaatgagtataaacccagtaaGTGAatataggaagggaacaagcaaataaTAAGGAAAGTgtaaaaatcatgatgcacttttgttaaaaacaatacaatttagtttaatttcttactaaaacccctcatttcaaactttgattatttaaccTCTTATGGCACATTTGGTTCGCGGAATAGATAGGAAtggaatagaatagttattacgtgggaatagaatgaggtgagaatagaatagaataagtattatgtagtttggtatgatgaatggaatagagtaggaataattattatgacttattacaGTGTTTGGTTGGGAATAATAGCTTTAGAATAGgaaaggaatagaaaataaaaagacaaaaataccctttattctatttaattattttttttattttattttttaaatattaataatttataattaattaaaatattaataattaataatttaaatatcaatattttaatataatttaattactNNNNNNNNNNNNNNNNNNNNNNNNNNNNNNNNNNNNNNNNNNNNNNNNNNNNNNNNNNNNNNNNNNNNNNNNNNNNNNNNNNNNNNNNNNttaatatttaatattttaatcatattaatattaataatgtttaaattatatataaaatattaatattttaaattttataaataatttattctttttattctattttttcccTTTATCTTTTTCATGGGCCGATCGCCGGAAAGGAGACCGGTGTAACAAAACGCCGATCTGAAGCACCATGTGGCCGGATCTGGCCACTACGACACCAGATCGATGCTTCCCAACGGCTGGATCTGGCCGTGGAGTACCAGATCCAACCGTGGGATCTGGTCGGGAAGCACCAGATCCGGTGCTTCCCGCTGCCAGATCTGGCCGTTGAGTGCCAAATCTGACTGAATTTTCGTTTGAATCTTGTCCGACCATATTCGGTCATAAAATCACCGTCGCAGCCACTTCCGTCGTCGTCGCCGTCGCAGTCGCCGTCGCCACTAACATCATCTCCGACGTTGATGccatttagagagagaataaaagaggaaagaacatgagaagagagagaaagaagaagggaaaatgagaaaaaaaaatatatatatataggtctagggttgtaatatttttaaatgataagGGGCATTTTAGTCTTATCATAATTCAGAGCTATTCCCATGGTCACGGAATAGCAAAAACCATGGGAAACCTCGGGTTTAACTATGCCTGAGTTTTACCCCTTTTGAGAGAATAGCTATTACTAGGTAATAGCTATTCTTTGTTATATTGCCATACCAAACGGAGGTAAGCTATTCCCTTGGGAATAGACAGCGAATAGCTTAGCTATTCCCTGTACCAAACGTGCAGTTAGTGTAGAAAGATCCATAGTCAACCATGGAGTTGAAAAGGGTGAAAACTATAGCAGAATCCAAGCAAGGTAAGCATGGCAGAgggaatctcgctacagcgaaaaggcattctcgttgcagcgaaattcaaggccaaaattttgaaccaaccacccgagagtttctcgctacagcgagaatggaACTTCGCTGTAGCAAAAACCCGAACAAGCATTTTACCCAACCACTTGAGactttttcgctgcagcaagaatgcgCTCTCGCTACGGTGAAAATCTAGACTAGGTCAAGCCCTCAgcactcgagagtttctcgttgtagtGAAAATCAGGGCTATTAAGTTAGAAGAATTCTTGTCACaataaaaatccatttttgctgcaatgaaaatcaatttgatcgtatttaacaatttttaaacattcaacattcaatacaatcacattttatttcCGTAACCtctatataacatatataaacatatatacaacTATCGGCATCACCCAACTCTCCCT
Protein-coding sequences here:
- the LOC18612807 gene encoding uncharacterized protein At4g13200, chloroplastic isoform X1; this encodes MSGLASASTPTSTFPSIKIQRKLYINPCNSVLIPGPRLCSSDLNLTSFSFGGARVPQRSSIICRSSTGPGAPGSGDNESRNVLDAFFLGKALAEALNERLESTIGEFLGAVGRLQAEQQKQVQDFQEEVLERAKRAKEKAAREAMEAQGLIPKSTAVNATSVTNGAASKASPPTAKDRISGKSSSYNPATPGASTDPDTTRAE
- the LOC18612807 gene encoding uncharacterized protein LOC18612807 isoform X2; this encodes MSGLASASTPTSTFPSIKIQRKLYINPCNSVLIPGPRLCSSDLNLTSFSFGGARVPQRSSIICRSSTGPGAPGSGDNESRNVLDAFFLGKALAEALNERLESTIGEFLGAVGRLQAEQQKQVQDFQPCGTPYLLMHERDMARFYEFEIWVYTQNGFCWTIMCAGDGSCYNEQK